The genome window TAGTCTATTATGAGTTGCACCAAAATGCAGAAACAGCCATTAGGAGGGAAAAACGCCTGAAGCTTTGGCGAAGACAATGGAAAATAGAGCTCATCGAAAAAGATAACCCCGATTGGCAAGATTTATACGCTAAGATTATTTAGCAATAGATCCTATGATCAAGTTATAGGATGACGGGAGAGGAGGCTCAACTCCTCAGCTAAATCTGTGGTTCGTTAATGATCCTATAGATCTTATGATCCTGTCCAAGACCTCCTACTCCTTAGCGTCTATTTGCGTTCATTAGTGTTTATAAAAAACCTACTCTTCTTCCTTTTCCTCTTCAGTTCCCAATAATCCTTCCATTCCACCCAGGTTGAGAGACTCGAGTTCCTTCTTTTTCTCTTCAGCATCGTTTTCTCTTGTGAGAACAGTTTCCTGAGCTTCCTTGGTTTCAGGAGATGTCAGTAGATCTTTGGCTTTTAGTTTTTCTTCGGCAATCCAGCCGAGCTCGACAAAGGCGTCAGCCATGGTATTATGAGTCTTTCTTGGGTAAATTCTCGCCGCAGAATCCAAGTATTCTTTGCCTTTGCTAG of Verrucomicrobiota bacterium contains these proteins:
- a CDS encoding GIY-YIG nuclease family protein — its product is MWQHKNHEVPGFTDRYNVDQLVYYELHQNAETAIRREKRLKLWRRQWKIELIEKDNPDWQDLYAKII